Proteins encoded in a region of the Candidatus Woesearchaeota archaeon genome:
- a CDS encoding 50S ribosomal protein L24e: MVDCSFCGKSINPGTGKMYVKKDGTVFYFCSSKCQNTQIKRGFKSRITPWTKLFQTTKKNKK; encoded by the coding sequence ATGGTAGATTGTAGTTTCTGTGGAAAAAGCATTAATCCAGGCACCGGTAAGATGTATGTAAAAAAAGACGGTACCGTCTTTTATTTTTGTTCTTCTAAATGTCAGAACACGCAAATCAAGCGAGGATTCAAATCTCGAATTACTCCTTGGACTAAACTGTTTCAGACAACAAAGAAAAACAAGAAATAA
- the ndk gene encoding nucleoside-diphosphate kinase gives MKVEKTLVIIKPDGINRALVGEIIGRFEKKGLQIAGMKMLHLKDELLEKHYAHLKDKPFFPGIKSFMQASPTIIIALEGLNAINVVRTLAGETHGAKALPGTIRGDLSLSVQSNVVHTSDSEDAAKEELARFFTDDELFSYPRIDFEILYAADERGE, from the coding sequence ATGAAAGTTGAAAAAACATTAGTTATCATTAAACCAGACGGTATTAACCGAGCATTGGTTGGTGAAATTATTGGTCGTTTTGAAAAAAAAGGTTTACAAATTGCTGGTATGAAAATGCTCCATCTAAAAGATGAGTTATTAGAAAAGCATTATGCGCACCTAAAAGACAAACCTTTTTTCCCAGGAATTAAATCATTCATGCAAGCATCTCCAACAATCATTATAGCTCTTGAAGGATTAAATGCGATTAATGTGGTGCGAACGCTTGCAGGTGAAACTCATGGAGCAAAAGCGCTTCCTGGAACAATTCGAGGAGACCTTTCCTTAAGTGTGCAATCAAATGTGGTGCATACATCTGATTCAGAAGATGCTGCAAAAGAAGAACTAGCTCGATTCTTTACTGATGATGAACTATTTTCTTATCCGCGTATTGATTTTGAAATTTTATACGCTGCTGACGAGCGGGGTGAATAA